The sequence TCCGCTCCCTTTGTAAAGGTCAATCTCGGTTCCAGGGAAACCTGGTTGACTTTGTAGTTACGGTTGTCAAATTTCGGATTACCGGTGGCCAACAGGTTCAAGCCTGTTTTACCAATAGTTTCAAATGTCCATCGCCGCGTGATATTCACCCTGGTACGCATTGTCCAGTCCCGTAGTGCCCGGCTTTCCAGGCCATAAGTAAGCAATATCCTACTCTTGTTCCTGGAATTGCTGATATCAAAGCCCCACTTTGAACTAAACCGGTTAAAAGCAAGACTATTCACCCAGATATTGGTGAGGGTGAGCAGGCTACTGTCAGTTAACTCGTTATAAAATGGATTAAAATGTACACTGCCATCTGAAACCTGTTTACTGAATAATTGCAGGGAAGATTGCAGGTTCACACGGGCTATGAATTTTTTAATCCCCCTGGATTTCGCAGGATCAAGCAATGCCCTTGGATTCAAAGCCAGGCTATAATTGAAGCTGTTATAAGCAGCTTTCACGAACTCATTGGTGGGTGTAAAAATCCGGATATACTTGGCCTGGTCCTGGAACTGCGCAAACTCAAACTCATTCAGCTGTTGAACGCCATCATTATTATAGTCAAACCAGGTGTATTCACCCTGGCCGGCAGGTACTTCCAGGAAAGCATAATCCCTTTTCTGTTCCTGGCCGGCGCCTAATTCATACAACAGGTTTCCTGTGAGCATTCCTTTCCATTCATTCACAAGGTATTCTACACGCCCAAGCAAACTCTTGTCAGACTGGCTATTTGCGCTTGTTTTATAATTTACATCCAGTGTACGGTAGGTGGCATTCACGCGCAACTGGTGGGAAGCATTGGCCAGTAATTCGGTCATCAGGGTATAATTCTGGCTTCGGTCAGTGCGTAAAAGGTCTTTGCCAACCGGCAACTGGTCACTTCGCGTATAATAACCAATACCCCATTTATTGAGTTTCTTTTCATTTGACCTTAAATAGAACCGGAGGATGTCAAATGAAAAACTATATGGTGTAATAGAATCGCTGATTTTGTTGCGTGCTTCATTATGTTCCAGGGCATAACTGACACCCACAGTATAATTCTTCAGGCCGGCAAGGGTTTTTGCAATATCCAGCGAAGGCCTGAAAAAATATCCTTTATCGGTCTGGCTGCTGGTTTGTGTAATGCTGACAAGGTTATTAAAATGCCATCCCTTTGAATCCTGCAGGTGTTGCAGGCTGTTCCTAAGGCCATTAAAATGATCACTCCTGTTATATCCGGTGAGCTGGTACCTGATTTTATTTTCCTTTGAATCCGAAAGTTCCAGCCCGGCCTGGTACATGGTTTCATCAGCTGCGGAAACAATTAACGGTAATCCCCAGTCGCGAGTGAATTCCACATTACGCAGGCGTTCCAACGGCTTAAAAGTCTTTTCGACCCACTCAATGGCACCATCCCCCTGCACTTTATATTCCTTACTGAGGGGAATGATATGTTTGCCCTGGAATTTAGCGGCTAAGCCTTTGTCGTTCCCCTTATCTTTCCTGGAGAACGTGTTCACATCATAATTGGTCAAACCAAAATCCGCACTGATAGTGGTTCTACCGGTAACCAGGTAATCACCGCCAATAGTAATAACCTGCTGTTGCTTGGGTGAAACCAGGAAAGTAGCCGGCTCATACCTTCCTTGCGGAATACCATTGAAAGGTTCGACCCATTTATAAACCTTGCCATTGGCAGCATTCAGGTCCGGAATGTAATTGCCTTTGAGATCCCCTACATCTACAAATGACAAACTATACTTTGCACTGTCTGGATTAGTTGAATACATGTAAATGGAATCGGGCACACCATTCACCAGCACTTCAATTTTCTTATACAATATTTTACCCGGAGCAAAAGTATCAGTTGCTGCAATCGGATAATAAGCACGATGGATACTATCCCCCAGTATCCCGAGAAACTGTTTTTGCCTGGTATCCAAAGTCTGGTTGATAGGTGAATTCTTGGCGTCATTATTGGAAAAAACACCCATGCGCAACCGAAAGCGGTTGCCAAAAGCAGCCTCGTTGGACAAGTACATGTTGGTATTCAAATAATTCCGGTCGGCATATTCAAATTCCACCTGGATACGCCGGTCCTTTGTGATCATCCTTGCCGGTGTAAATGTGATCTCGGCCGAATTATAGTTGATCACATAATCACGGTCCTCACCTCTTTGCAGCAGTTCGCCATCAATAAACACCCGTTCAGTACCCGCCAGCACTACGAAATACAATTCGTTATTAGCTCCAGTAAGCCGGTAGGGGCCCTGGTTGCCTTCCAATCCATCAAATACATTCCGGGTAAACTTTCCTTTGGCAATGGAGCCACTGAACATTGTCCTGTTGGTGGTGTTTCTACCGATACGTGAGGTGTTTTCAAATGCAGCACCCTGTAACCGTTTATAAAAATTAAGGAAGTAATTCCGGTTTTCCCTGATATCGATATCCCCCAGGCTCAACTGCCAGCCTCCTTTTTTGAATTGCAGGAAAATGCGGTCAAATTCATTTAATTCCTGGGTGGTACCATCTGGCTGGATAGGAATATTATTATCGGTTATTGCCGCTGCAATCTCAATACTGTCTGCCAGGTAGCCGTTGATCTGGAGGTTCAGGTTGGAACTCACCACCGCATCCTGGGCGTTACCAAAAGAAATACCCCTGCCAAAACTGCCGCTGTACGTGATATTACCAAAATTAAAAAAATCGGCATTGCTCCCGGCCTCTGCAGGAATAACTTTTATGCCCTTTTGGTTGACATAACTATTCAACAGGCTATCAAAATTGAGGGGTTGTTTGAGCGCATTTAACCGGCTTTTTAACACCCGGTAACGGATAGTAACTGAATCTGCGGGTGGAACCTGGATCCAGCTAATAGTGGCATTGATCCAATCAATCCTGAATGAAGAATCGACCAATCCGGCAATTTTAACCGAGCCGGGCACCAGGCTTAAAGTATCTATGGCGATCAGCTTACCCGCCTGAACCGGGATGCGGCGTTCGCGAAGGTTGGAGACAGGCATATTGCTGCGGACCGGCGGATTCACCTGAGCCACAGCAATTCCCGTAAAGGATACGATCAACCAACATATCAGCAGTATTTTTCCCAATCTTCCCGATTTCACTAAAAGCGGTTAAAAGTAGCATTTATTGCCCAGTTGAATGGCGCAACGAAATGGCCAATAAGATTGTCTTCCCTTTACCATGAAAATCAACCTGCGATTAACCCTGACTGCTTGTTTAGCCTCCTGGTTATTAACCGCCTGCATTGAACAACAACTTGTGTATGTGAGTCCATACCCAAATATCCAAACTGGATATACCGTAACACCGTTGATCCGCGACAGCTTGAAAGTGGCCAGCTATGGATCTTTTGCTTTTACGAATGGAAGTGCCAACCATAACCTGACCGACAGGATATTTATCGTGCAGGGAAAATTCCACCAGAGTTTCCAGGTGGCCAAAAACCTGCAGATGTTTTACGGCCTGCAGGGATCAGCAGGAAGTTACCGCGTCAATTGGAATGACTATTATTATTTTCCGGTGGAATTGGATCCGGATAAATTACCCGTCAAACCCGGGCCAAAATTCACCGGTTCGGTTGGATTGTTGGGGGGTATGAACCTGATCGTTCCGGTCAGCCAACACCTTGACTGGAAAATCATCGGTATTGAAGGCTCTGTTTCCAGGGAATTTGGTGAGTATATGCAATTCCGTGAAAAAATCCCCGACTCCATTGTCAACATTGTCGACAGGCGAAACACACCAGGCAGTCTTGGCATGTTTACTGACTTCAATTTTAAACTGAAGAATAAAAAGAGCATGGGTATGAATTTCGGCGGCGGAACCGGGTTTACGCAGTTTAAGAGTCCTAACGACTATTACAATGTTCGAAACAGTGCCTACTTCATTGCTGGATACCATTTTACAAGTGACCGATATACCGGCTATTTCCAGGGCCGGTTTGGAGATTACTTTGCCGGTTTCTTTTGTGGACTAACCTATCGCCTGTAAACTACGCCATTACCTTTTCACCATACAGTTCTGCCCGCAATTGCTTTACCCTGGCATCTTCCAGGTATTCATCGAAGGTCATCAGGCGATCGATGATGCCACCAGGTGTTAGTTCAATGATCCGGTTGGCCACCGTTTGCATGAAAGTGTGGTCATGGGATGTCATCAGCACTATACCCGGGAAATTCTGGCAGCCTTCGTTAAAGCTCTGGATGCTTTCCAGGTCAAGGTGGTTAGTGGGCTGATCCAGAATGATCAGGTTGGGGTTCTGCAGCATCATACGGCTTAACATACAACGTACTTTCTCACCACCGCTTAGCACACTGGTCTTTTTCAGGATATCATCCCCGCCAAATAACATTTTCCCCAGGAAGCCGCGTAAAAAAGGCTCATCGGCATCGGTCACCTGGGGTGGGACGTACTGGCGTAGCCAATCCATCAGCGACAGGTTATTATTGAAGAACTCATTGTTCTCAACAGGGAGGTATGCGGATGTAATGGTGGTGCCCCATTCAAATGTGCCTTTATCTGCCTTTCTATGATTGGTAATGATCTCAAAAAAACTGGTCACCGCCAGGGGATCCTTGCTGAGGAAAGCAATTTTATCGCCTTTATTGATACTGAAGGTTACTTTATCAAATAATGCACGGCCATCAACAGAAGAAGCCAGTTTTTCGACATTCAGGATCTGGTTACCCACTTCGCGCTGGGGTTGGAAAATAATACCCGGGTAGCGGCGGTTAGAAGGTTCGATCTCATCGATCGTCAGCTTCTCAAGGGCTTTTTTCCGACTGGTGGCTTGTTTTGATTTTGAGGCATTTGCACTGAACCGGGCGATAAATTCCATCAGGGCAGCGCGCTTTTCCTCGGTCTTCTTATTCTTGTCATTGATCTGCCGGCTCATCAACTGTGAACTCTCATACCAGAAAGTATAGTTACCCGTGAATATCTTGATCTTCTGGCGGTCCACATCGGCCACATGGGTACAAACAGCATCTAAAAAGTGCCGGTCATGTGATACCACCAAAACAATGTTCTCGTAATCGGCAAGGAAGTTTTCCAGCCAGCTAATCGTCTCAATATCAAGGCCGTTGGTAGGTTCGTCTAATAATAATATATCGGGATTACCAAAGATGGCCTGGGCCAATAGCACCCTAAGTTTGAGGTTACCCGGAATATCTTTCATGAGGCTCTGGTGGAATTGCTCAGGTACCCCAAGTTCACTCAGCATGCTTCCCGCATCACTCTCTGCGGTGTATCCGCCCATTTCACCAAATTCACCTTCCAGTTCACCGGCACGCATACCGTCCTCTTCAGAGAAATCAGCTTTGGCATAAATAGTGTCCCTTTCCTGCATCACATCCCACATTTTCTGGTGCCCCATCAACACCGTATGGAGCACAGTTACTTCATCGAAAGCAAAGTGGTTCTGCTTCAATACAGCCAGACGCTCACCCGGGGAAATGGTAACAGAACCTTTGGTTGGTTCAATTTCTCCAGACAAGATCTTAATGAAAGTCGACTTTCCGGCACCATTGGCACCAATAACCCCATAACAGTTGCCTTTGGTGAAGTTCAGGTTCACTTCATCAAACAAAACCCTTTTACCAAAAGACAGCGTTACATTATTAACTGAAATCATATGAATATCCCTTTTCGAGGCGCAAAGGTACGAAGAAGCAGTGAAGTATGCCGGACTGATTCTTTCCTTTTTCCGATAGATTTATGAGTTTGTGCCACCGATTTGCAGTTGGCATTCTATCATTCAGAACAGCCATTTATATGCAGATTTATTTTATTTGACTGGTTGACGATTGGGACATATAGTATAGGAAAACACTTAATTTTGAAGGAATAACTGTTTATTTATGCATGGAAAAAATCACTGACTGGTATTTCGCTGTCATTTTCTTTGCCGGCTTTTTGGGATTTGTCGTAGCAGGAATACTTTTCTATTTAAACAAAAACAATTCCTTCCCGGCACGTTTATTAGCTGGTTTCCTGGTTTGCATTTCCTACCTCGCCATCAATTTCGGACTGATGGTAACCACTTTTTACCTTCATTTTCCGCATTTATGGCGTGCGTTTGGCTGGACTTCATTTTGTTATGCACCTTTAGCCTATATATATGTAAGAAGCGTCCTGGAACAATCCTATAGTTTCAAACGGAAAGACTTTTTATGGTTCCTGCCGGCAATTTTATATACCATCAACCTACTGCCATTTTATCTCTGGCCTGCAGCGGAGAAAATTGAATTCCTGGAAAATTTGCTGGCAACTCCCCGGCTAATTTTGAGGGAGCCTGAAGGACTGCTTCCGCAAGGCTGGGGCGTTTGGGCAAGATTGGTGATTGGCGTAGTTGCGACAACGGGCCAATTCCTGTTGCTGGCCAAATGGAAAAAAAAGATACTGGAAGCTGAAAAGCGCATTGAACAGAATATTGTTATTTTCCGTTGGCTTTCCTTATTCTCACTCGTCAATGCCATCTTTTATACCCTTGTTTTCATAGCTTTTATCTTTCATTTCTCAGGATCTTCCAACTATAATTACCCAATTATCTTTACCATTTGCGGCACCATCTTTTTTGTTTGCATTTCATTGCTGGTAAGGCCTTCCATATTGTATGGTATGACAGGGTGGCTGCAGGAACCAGAACCCACCCTTCTCCCTGAACCAGATAATGAACAAAGAAAAAACTCCTTAAGTATTTCCCAGGGAACTGCTTATAAGGAAGCCATTGAAAATCACTTCAGGACAAAACTCCCGTTTCGGAAGAATGGCTATACCATCGGTGAACTGTCGCAGGAACTAAACATCCCATCCTATCAATTGTCAGCATTTATAAACCAGGAATATGGGAAAAACTTCAATGAACTGATCAACCAGTTCAGGGTAAATTACCTGGTTGACCTGGTAAAAACTTCTCCTGATTACCATCAATTCACTTTAGAAGCACTTGGTAAGGAAGCTGGATTCAATACCCGGGCGGCATTTATTTCTGCAGTAAAAAAGAATACCGGAAAAACGCCTTCCGATTATTTTGGGCGGAAAACGGAAGCGATTGAGGCCTGATTTGTACAAACTTTGAAAGTTTTTACAATTCCGTACATGCCTGATCGCCTGAATCTTCACAAAAAAGCTAAACTGCGTGATGAAAAAGGGTGGATATAAAGTAAAGTATTTCATCCCTTTGTTTTATCACCACCCTTTCACAGGATTTCCTTTTATTTCAAAACAGTTTAGTTTAAAATGTTACCGCCAAATTCAGTTATTATGATTTCTGCAAGCATTAACCTGTTAAAAAAAACCCTGTTTTCAGGCCTCGCCTTCTTATTGTTCTTATCCCCGCAGCTTTCCTTTTCGCAATCTGATCCCAGGGAAGTCAGGAAAGAAGTTTTTAAAGGCGAAATCAAATTAGATGTACGCGATTCCAAAGCTGACTGGGTGCCTTATACCCCAAAAAAAGCCCCCAAAGGTGCGCCGAATGTATTGTTTGTTTTGTATGATGATACAGGCTTAGCGTCCTGGTCGCCATTTGGTGGTGCGATCAATATGCCCACCCTGGATAAACTGGCCAAAAACGGCCTTATTTATACCCAGTGGCATACTACTGCCCTTTGTTCGCCAACCCGATCAACTTTATTAACCGGCCGCAATCACCACCTTACCGGAAATGCCGCGATTACTGAAGGCGCTAATGGCTTTCCTGGTGCACACGGCCGTATTCCTGAACAGACAGCAACAATTGGCCAGATATTACAGGATAACGGCTGGAGTACCTTCTGGATGGGAAAAAACCACAATGTTCCTGAACAGGATGTTTCATCCGGCGGAAGCCGCAAACAGTGGCCAACCCAAATGGGCTTTGACCGCTTTTATGGTTTTATTGGTGGGGAAACCAACCAATGGTATCCCGACCTGATCGAAGACAACCATTTCATTGAAGCCCCCTATGGACCTGAAAAAGGCTATCACCTGTCCAAAGACCTGGCCGATAAAGCCCTGGAATATATCCGTGACCAGAAAGCGACCAACCCCTCCAAACCCTGGTTCATGTGGTATTGTCCGGGTGCCAACCATGCCCCCCACCATGCCCCGGCGGATTATATCGCCAAATACAAAGGTAAATTCGACGGTGGCTATGATGCCTATCGCAAATGGGTATTGCCCCGTATGATCGAAAGAGGTATCATTCCAAAAGGCACCGACCTCACCGAATTCAACCCACTTCCGCCTAATGTGAGCAGTCCGGCTGACTATGTGCGCCCCTGGAATGAACTGAAACCGGAAGAGAAAAAACTGTTTTCACGGCTCGCCGAAGTTTACGCCGCCTTCTCGGAATATACAGACGTTCAGGTAGGAAGGATTATTGATTACCTGGAGAAAACCGGACAATTAGAAAACACCGTGGTGATTTATGCAGCAGATAACGGTGCTTCCGGTGAAGGATCACCCAATGGATCTGTAAATGAAAATAAATTCTTCAATGGTTATCCGGATGAGCTGGCAGAGAACCTGAAATATATGAATGTGATGGGTGGACCGGATACCTACGAGCATTTCCCAACAGGCTGGGCAGCGGCATTTTCCACACCTTTTAAAATGTTCAAGCGCTACAGTGAATATGCTGGTGGAACATCTGATCCTTTAGTGATCTCCTGGCCCAAAGGCATCAAAGCCCGTGGTGAAGTGCGTAACCAATACCACCACTCAACAGATATTGTTCCGACCATCCTGGAAATATGCGGACTGGAAATGCCCAAGGTATATAAAGGTGTAGGGCAATATCCTATAACCGGCACCTCCATGAAATATACTTTTGATGCAACCCCGGACGCACCAACACAAAAACACCGGCAATATTATGCCATGCTGGGCACCCGGGCTATTTGGGAAGATGGCTGGAAAGCAGTTGCTTTACACGCTCCATTAACCAGTAAAGGACATTTCGACCAGGATGAATGGGAGCTGTATAATGTAAATACCGACCGTGCAGAATCAAAGAACCTTGCCAAAGAAAATCCGGAAAAACTAAAACAACTCATCGCTGCCTGGTTTGATGAAGCAGACAGAAACCTGGTATTACCATTGGACGACCGGTCAGCTGTTGAACAGCTCGGTATTGAAAGACCGTCTGAAGAGGAACCCAGGGAACGTTATTTGTATTTCCCGGGAACTGCACCAGTTCCGGAAGGTGTGGCGGTAAATGTTCGTGGCCGTTCATTCAAGATCATAGCTGATGTAACGATCAAAGACATCAACGCCAGTGGGGTCATCTTTGCTCATGGTTCGAGGTTTGGTGGCCATACATTGTTCATCAAGAATAAAAAACTGTATTATGTCTATAATTTCCTTGGCATCAAGCCCGAACAGAAATTGATCTCGGGTGAACTTAAACCCGGGAAATATACCCTGGGTATGGAATTCATCCGCGAGAAAACCGGGGAACATGGGGAACAAATCGGCCAGGCCAAATTATATGTAAATGATAAAATGGTAGCGAAGGGTCCCATGAAAACACAAGCAGGAAAATTCACCCTGTCAGGAGATGGCTTGTGTGTGGGATATGATAGTGGTGATGCAGTAAGCAGTGAATATAAAACTCCAGGTACTTTTAAAGGCGGAACTATCCTGGGTGTTGGTATTACAGTTGAAAAGGCCCAGTACCTTGATTTGCAGAAGGAAGCACAAAGGGCATTGTACAGGGATTAATGCACGTATACTAACCTGGCTGAATAGGTCTTAACCAGGGGTTGTCCATCTTTATGACCGGCAACCCCTGGAACTTAAGAATACCCTCAAATGAAAATGCAGCCAACCTTGTTTCAATTTATAAATCAATACATATCAGTGACCCAAAAAAAGCAATAAACAATCCTGTACTCCTAAGTTTGGTGAATAGATGTCCTTCAAAAAATTCACCCAACCATGCTTTTAAAAAAATGGTGGCTAATGGTTGCCCAGGGGATATTGCTGCTGTTATTGAGTTCTTTTTTCCTTACAAATCCCAAACAGCTGATTTCCTCCACAGGAATCCAGGTTGCCAGTATTGCTTTGCTGACCGGTGCGATTGCCGTGTTGGGGTATTTCCTGGCTAATCCCAATGATAAAGACATGATCGAAATGCTATCTGGTGTTTTCAGCATAGTTGCCGGCGTATTTTTTCTTACCGGTGGCAGCCTTGCCCACCAGCTGATCAGCTGGCTATATGCCGGATTCATGGCCTTAAATGCTTTACTGACCATTCACACCTGCTGGTTCTTAAAATCCGAAATCAGCTGGTGGTGGATGTCCATTGTTTTCCTCGCTTATACCTTATTGGTTATTTACCTGTTCGTTACAGGTGACTCCACAATGAATACACCCTTGAACATTATAATTGGACTGCAGTTTCTGTTAACCGGGCTGTTTTCCATTTTGCTGGCAACAGCAGTGAACAAACTGGAACGTGAATTCAGTAAAACGATCCAGGAAATCATCAATCAGCGCAACACATAATTCTAAAGAATCAAAACAAAACGCATGCTTGAATTCATTGGTCGAAAATGGTGGATCTCTTTTTTGAAGATAATGACGGCAATGTTTTCCAAAAAGATAATAAAGGAAAAGTCAACCAACGGGACAATAAATCAAACAGTTGGAAGCCGGCAAATAATACAACCGCTAACAATCCGGTAAACCGTGATATGCAAGCCCGGGACCGGAGCAACCAGAGAACAAATAATTACAATACTATGAGCCGGCCTGCAGCAAAACCAGCTGGAAGGCCAAATACGGGATCAAGGCCAGCGGGCGGTGGAAAGAGACGGTAAAACAATTGCCAGTAGATGATAAATATCAACTGAAAAAACGATTAATGTCATTTTACTGGTAATGCATTCCAATTAGCTTTACCCTATAATTAAGCAATATGGATAAGCATTATTTATTGAATGAATTCCCTGAACAAAAAGAAAAGATCCAGGAATTGAAAGTTTCTGATGCCCACTTTAAAAAATTGTATGAAGAATATAATGCAGTGAACCATGAAGTGGAGCGTATTGAGAATGGCCTGGAACCCACTTCCGACGTGTTTTTGAATGATTTGAAATTAAAGCGTGTAACGTTGAAGGATGAATTGTATGGAATGTTAGAGAAAGGGTGAACGGTAAATGGTAAACGGTGAACAGTAAACGGTAAACAGGGCAAATAGGAAATAAGCCAACAGGTAATACCTGTTGGCTTATTTATTCAATTATAGTATTTAGAATAACGGGGGCACCGTCTACCGTTCACCGTTTACCTCTCACCTCCTACTTCTCCGACACCAATCCTGCTCCAATATATTCTGCATTCAGCCTGGCGATATTGCTCAAAGAGATTTCCTTTGGACAAACCGCTTCACAGGCTCCTGTGTTAGTGCATGCACCGAATCCTTCCTTATCCATTTGCGCCACCATGTTCAACACACGGGTCTTCCGTTCGGGAGCGCCTTGTGGTAACAAGGCCAGGTGTGAAACTTTGGCAGACAGGAATAACATTGCTGAACTGTTCTTGCAGGCTGCAACGCAGGCCCCGCAACCGATACAGGCTGCCGCTGCAAAAGCGGAATCGGCCTTATCCTTTTCAACAGGTGTGGCATTGGCATCCACCGCATTACCGGTGTTTACAGAAATAAATCCGCCTGCCTGTATAATGCGGTCAAATGAACTACGGTCTACCATCAGGTCTTTGATCACCGGGAAGGCACTGGCCCTCCAGGGCTCAACAACAATAACATCGCCATCCTTGTATTCGCGCATGTGCAACTGGCAGGTGGTATTCGCATGCCAGGGACCATGTGGCCTTCCATTGATATACATGGAACACATACCGCAGATTCCTTCACGACAATCGTGGTCAAATGCAATAGGATCCTTTCCATCACTGATCAGTTGTTCATTCAGCACGTCAAACATTTCAAGGAAAGACATTTCCTTAGAAATACCCTGCACAGGATAAGTTTCAAAGCGTCCTTTATCCTGGCTGTTTTGTTGTTTCCAGACTTTCAAGGTCAGATTCATTGTACCGTGTTCCATAGTCAAGTATTAAAACAATATTATTTATAGCTACGCTGGCTTGGTTTAGCCACTTCAAAATCGAGTGTTTCCTTGTGTAATTCCCAGTCGTGTTCGCCCTTCAGTTCCCAGGCGGCGACATAGGCATAATTCACATCATCCCGCTTGGCTTCGCCTTCCTCTGTCTGGCTTTCTTCCCTGAAATGGCCGCCACAGCTTTCATTGCGGTTCAATGCATCAATACACATCAGTTCACCCAGTTCAATAAAGTCGGCCACCCTGTTGGCTTTATCCAGTTCAGGGTTCATTTCTTCCACTTTACCAGGAATCCTAAGATCAGACCAGAATTCATTTTTCAAGGCGCGGATCTCCTCAATGGCTTGTTGAAGGCCTTCGGCATTCCTTGCCATGCCGCATTTATCCCACATGATCTTACCGAGGCGTTTGTGGAAACTTTCCACCGTTTGCTTGCCTTTTATATTCATCAACTGGCTGATCCTGTCGGCCACTGCTTTTTCTGCTGCCACAAATTCCGGGTGAGTGGTTGGGATCGAACTGACCCTGATCTCATCAGCCAGGTAGTTACCAATGGTATAGGGAATCACAAAATAACCATCCGCCAGGCCCTGCATAAGTGCTGAGGCCCCAAGACGGTTAGCACCATGGTCAGAGAAGTTGGCTTCACCCAGGGCATATAAGCCTGGTACAGTCGTCATCAGTTCATAATCCACCCACAATCCGCCCATGGTATAGTGTACTGCAGGGTAAATCCGCATTGGTACTTCATAAGGGTTCTCACCGGTGATCTTTTCATACATATCGAAAAGGTTACCATATTTCTCTTTCACAACATCCTTTCCTAACTGCGTGATGGTATCTGCAGAAACAATTCCCATATTCCGCTTATTCACTTCCCCTTTTCCATAACGCTGGATGGCATCAGCAAAGTCGAGGTAAACCGCCTGCCTGGAGGTTCCCACACCATAACCAGCATCACACCGCTCTTTGGCAGCACGGCTGGCTACATCCCGGGGTACCAGGTTACCGAAAGCGGGATACCTTCTTTCGAGGTAATAATCTCTTTCCTCTTCGGGAATATCTATTGATTTCCTGTTATCGCCTTGTTTTTTTGGAACCCATATACGACCAT comes from Flavihumibacter fluvii and encodes:
- a CDS encoding YdcH family protein, whose protein sequence is MDKHYLLNEFPEQKEKIQELKVSDAHFKKLYEEYNAVNHEVERIENGLEPTSDVFLNDLKLKRVTLKDELYGMLEKG
- a CDS encoding ABC-F family ATP-binding cassette domain-containing protein; protein product: MISVNNVTLSFGKRVLFDEVNLNFTKGNCYGVIGANGAGKSTFIKILSGEIEPTKGSVTISPGERLAVLKQNHFAFDEVTVLHTVLMGHQKMWDVMQERDTIYAKADFSEEDGMRAGELEGEFGEMGGYTAESDAGSMLSELGVPEQFHQSLMKDIPGNLKLRVLLAQAIFGNPDILLLDEPTNGLDIETISWLENFLADYENIVLVVSHDRHFLDAVCTHVADVDRQKIKIFTGNYTFWYESSQLMSRQINDKNKKTEEKRAALMEFIARFSANASKSKQATSRKKALEKLTIDEIEPSNRRYPGIIFQPQREVGNQILNVEKLASSVDGRALFDKVTFSINKGDKIAFLSKDPLAVTSFFEIITNHRKADKGTFEWGTTITSAYLPVENNEFFNNNLSLMDWLRQYVPPQVTDADEPFLRGFLGKMLFGGDDILKKTSVLSGGEKVRCMLSRMMLQNPNLIILDQPTNHLDLESIQSFNEGCQNFPGIVLMTSHDHTFMQTVANRIIELTPGGIIDRLMTFDEYLEDARVKQLRAELYGEKVMA
- a CDS encoding succinate dehydrogenase/fumarate reductase iron-sulfur subunit, with the protein product MEHGTMNLTLKVWKQQNSQDKGRFETYPVQGISKEMSFLEMFDVLNEQLISDGKDPIAFDHDCREGICGMCSMYINGRPHGPWHANTTCQLHMREYKDGDVIVVEPWRASAFPVIKDLMVDRSSFDRIIQAGGFISVNTGNAVDANATPVEKDKADSAFAAAACIGCGACVAACKNSSAMLFLSAKVSHLALLPQGAPERKTRVLNMVAQMDKEGFGACTNTGACEAVCPKEISLSNIARLNAEYIGAGLVSEK
- a CDS encoding DUF308 domain-containing protein, yielding MLLKKWWLMVAQGILLLLLSSFFLTNPKQLISSTGIQVASIALLTGAIAVLGYFLANPNDKDMIEMLSGVFSIVAGVFFLTGGSLAHQLISWLYAGFMALNALLTIHTCWFLKSEISWWWMSIVFLAYTLLVIYLFVTGDSTMNTPLNIIIGLQFLLTGLFSILLATAVNKLEREFSKTIQEIINQRNT
- a CDS encoding arylsulfatase: MISASINLLKKTLFSGLAFLLFLSPQLSFSQSDPREVRKEVFKGEIKLDVRDSKADWVPYTPKKAPKGAPNVLFVLYDDTGLASWSPFGGAINMPTLDKLAKNGLIYTQWHTTALCSPTRSTLLTGRNHHLTGNAAITEGANGFPGAHGRIPEQTATIGQILQDNGWSTFWMGKNHNVPEQDVSSGGSRKQWPTQMGFDRFYGFIGGETNQWYPDLIEDNHFIEAPYGPEKGYHLSKDLADKALEYIRDQKATNPSKPWFMWYCPGANHAPHHAPADYIAKYKGKFDGGYDAYRKWVLPRMIERGIIPKGTDLTEFNPLPPNVSSPADYVRPWNELKPEEKKLFSRLAEVYAAFSEYTDVQVGRIIDYLEKTGQLENTVVIYAADNGASGEGSPNGSVNENKFFNGYPDELAENLKYMNVMGGPDTYEHFPTGWAAAFSTPFKMFKRYSEYAGGTSDPLVISWPKGIKARGEVRNQYHHSTDIVPTILEICGLEMPKVYKGVGQYPITGTSMKYTFDATPDAPTQKHRQYYAMLGTRAIWEDGWKAVALHAPLTSKGHFDQDEWELYNVNTDRAESKNLAKENPEKLKQLIAAWFDEADRNLVLPLDDRSAVEQLGIERPSEEEPRERYLYFPGTAPVPEGVAVNVRGRSFKIIADVTIKDINASGVIFAHGSRFGGHTLFIKNKKLYYVYNFLGIKPEQKLISGELKPGKYTLGMEFIREKTGEHGEQIGQAKLYVNDKMVAKGPMKTQAGKFTLSGDGLCVGYDSGDAVSSEYKTPGTFKGGTILGVGITVEKAQYLDLQKEAQRALYRD
- a CDS encoding helix-turn-helix domain-containing protein, coding for MEKITDWYFAVIFFAGFLGFVVAGILFYLNKNNSFPARLLAGFLVCISYLAINFGLMVTTFYLHFPHLWRAFGWTSFCYAPLAYIYVRSVLEQSYSFKRKDFLWFLPAILYTINLLPFYLWPAAEKIEFLENLLATPRLILREPEGLLPQGWGVWARLVIGVVATTGQFLLLAKWKKKILEAEKRIEQNIVIFRWLSLFSLVNAIFYTLVFIAFIFHFSGSSNYNYPIIFTICGTIFFVCISLLVRPSILYGMTGWLQEPEPTLLPEPDNEQRKNSLSISQGTAYKEAIENHFRTKLPFRKNGYTIGELSQELNIPSYQLSAFINQEYGKNFNELINQFRVNYLVDLVKTSPDYHQFTLEALGKEAGFNTRAAFISAVKKNTGKTPSDYFGRKTEAIEA